One stretch of Leadbetterella byssophila DSM 17132 DNA includes these proteins:
- the dnaG gene encoding DNA primase: MIPQDTVNQILQAADIGEVVGEFVTLKRRGANLIACCPFHNEKTPSFSVSPAKGIYKCFGCGKGGDSVRFVMDLEGLSYPDALKWLAKKYNIEIKEKEFTDSELAAQNERESLFIVSEFANNFFRDYLLNSSEGQSVGASYFIERGFSKPVMERFHLGFAPDGRDLFYKTATQAGFSQEVLEKAGLVSKKDDNTYLDRFRGRVVFPIHNVAGKTIAFGARILKTDAKAPKYINSPETEIYHKSKIVYGIYQAKNAIRQKENCFLVEGYTDVISLHQAGIENVVASSGTSLTVEQIRLIGRFTDNITVLYDGDSAGIKASLRGIDLILEEGLNVKAVVFPEGDDPDSYIRKVGGEAFTRYVEQNQKDFIRFKTEISLEDVGQDAVKKAELVESLVLSITKVPNPVKRQIFYQEVAKLLNIDEAILINEGNKKTVTNLKPVAKQDGGQVAPKRNIEMEILSQEDHPEEEALVRDLVLYGQVQISEAHVLADYIFSETEADIVQDPVLNAIYRQYYEFYSRGEAPTTRYFISHPDHRIQEKVIQWETPKHELSQHWKKYEIFIPEYQDNLGENITRINFRIALLKIKKEINQVIEELNFVDEEKEVILLEHLKEKLAERKEIAEFLGSVL; encoded by the coding sequence ATGATTCCTCAGGATACCGTCAATCAAATTCTTCAAGCTGCTGATATTGGTGAGGTAGTAGGCGAGTTTGTGACCCTTAAGAGAAGGGGGGCAAACCTAATAGCTTGTTGCCCATTCCATAATGAGAAAACTCCGTCCTTCTCTGTCTCTCCTGCTAAGGGTATTTATAAGTGTTTTGGCTGTGGAAAAGGCGGTGATTCCGTAAGGTTTGTGATGGATTTGGAAGGTCTTTCTTATCCGGATGCTCTTAAATGGTTAGCAAAGAAGTATAACATTGAGATCAAGGAGAAGGAATTTACGGACTCTGAGCTTGCTGCGCAAAATGAAAGGGAAAGTCTCTTCATCGTCTCAGAATTTGCAAATAATTTCTTTAGAGATTATCTCCTAAATAGCTCTGAAGGACAAAGTGTAGGGGCCAGCTATTTCATAGAAAGAGGCTTTTCAAAGCCGGTTATGGAAAGATTTCATTTGGGTTTCGCTCCTGACGGCAGAGATCTGTTCTATAAAACCGCTACCCAAGCGGGTTTTTCCCAGGAAGTATTAGAAAAGGCGGGTTTAGTTTCTAAAAAGGATGACAATACATATCTGGACCGCTTCAGAGGGAGGGTAGTATTCCCTATCCATAATGTTGCGGGGAAAACCATAGCTTTTGGTGCCAGAATCTTAAAAACGGATGCGAAAGCTCCGAAATACATCAACTCTCCTGAGACGGAAATTTACCATAAAAGCAAGATAGTTTATGGTATCTATCAGGCAAAGAACGCGATCCGACAAAAAGAGAACTGTTTCCTTGTAGAAGGTTATACAGATGTGATTTCATTACATCAAGCAGGAATAGAGAATGTGGTGGCCTCCTCAGGAACTTCCTTAACGGTAGAGCAAATACGCTTGATAGGAAGGTTTACGGATAATATAACGGTGCTTTATGACGGAGACTCTGCGGGTATTAAAGCATCCCTAAGAGGTATAGATCTGATACTTGAAGAGGGTTTGAATGTAAAAGCCGTGGTTTTTCCGGAAGGCGATGATCCGGATAGTTATATTCGAAAGGTTGGGGGTGAGGCATTTACCAGGTATGTAGAGCAGAACCAAAAAGACTTTATCCGTTTTAAAACGGAAATCTCTCTTGAAGATGTAGGACAGGACGCAGTGAAGAAAGCTGAACTTGTAGAGAGTTTAGTGCTTTCCATTACCAAGGTTCCAAATCCTGTAAAGCGTCAAATCTTTTATCAGGAAGTAGCAAAGCTCCTTAACATTGATGAAGCCATACTGATCAATGAAGGCAATAAGAAGACCGTCACTAATCTCAAGCCTGTGGCTAAGCAGGATGGAGGGCAGGTGGCGCCTAAAAGAAACATTGAGATGGAGATCCTTTCTCAAGAGGATCATCCGGAAGAGGAGGCTTTGGTAAGGGATTTGGTACTATATGGTCAGGTACAGATCTCTGAAGCGCATGTATTGGCAGATTATATCTTCTCCGAAACGGAGGCTGATATTGTTCAAGATCCTGTTCTGAATGCTATATACCGTCAGTATTATGAATTTTATAGTAGGGGCGAAGCTCCAACTACCAGATACTTCATTTCCCATCCTGATCATAGAATACAAGAGAAAGTGATACAATGGGAGACCCCAAAGCATGAGCTCAGTCAGCACTGGAAGAAGTACGAGATCTTCATTCCTGAGTATCAAGATAATCTGGGAGAAAATATTACTCGCATCAACTTTAGAATAGCCTTATTAAAGATTAAAAAGGAAATCAATCAGGTCATAGAAGAGTTGAATTTTGTGGATGAAGAAAAGGAGGTGATTCTTTTGGAACATTTGAAGGAGAAGTTAGCCGAGCGAAAAGAGATAGCAGAATTCTTAGGGTCTGTACTTTAA
- a CDS encoding ParA family protein, translated as MGKIISIVNQKGGVGKTTTAINLSASLAVLDYKILLIDTDPQANAGSGIGVDSKEQKHNIYTALVGQSPIKDCIVKTQIPNLDLISSHIDLAGFELEIVNQVAREYILKEIIGEVKDDYDFIFIDCSPSLGLMVINSIVASDSVLIPVQCEYFALEGIAKLQNTIEIIRKRLNPELAMEGYVLTMYDGRTNLSKMVVDDVRKHFGTLCFSTLVPRNVKLAEAPSYGVPALLMFSEDGEFDISYLENKGAKSYIDLAKELLRRNSLPEIKNGE; from the coding sequence ATGGGTAAGATTATTTCCATTGTAAACCAGAAAGGTGGAGTGGGTAAAACCACTACTGCCATCAACCTATCGGCCAGCCTCGCTGTGCTGGATTATAAAATCCTGCTCATCGACACAGATCCCCAGGCAAACGCCGGCTCAGGCATTGGAGTAGATAGTAAAGAACAAAAACATAATATCTATACGGCGCTCGTGGGTCAGTCGCCTATCAAAGACTGTATAGTTAAAACCCAAATTCCTAACCTGGACCTCATATCCTCTCACATTGACCTAGCAGGTTTCGAACTTGAAATCGTAAATCAGGTAGCCAGAGAATATATATTGAAGGAAATCATAGGGGAAGTTAAGGATGATTATGATTTTATCTTTATCGACTGTTCCCCTTCCTTAGGTCTAATGGTTATCAACTCCATCGTGGCTTCTGATAGTGTACTTATTCCCGTACAGTGCGAGTACTTCGCTTTGGAAGGAATTGCAAAGCTGCAGAACACTATAGAGATCATCCGTAAGCGATTGAATCCTGAACTAGCCATGGAAGGTTACGTATTGACCATGTATGATGGCAGAACAAACCTGTCTAAGATGGTGGTGGATGACGTAAGAAAACACTTTGGCACCTTATGTTTTAGCACCTTAGTACCAAGAAATGTGAAATTAGCCGAAGCACCAAGCTACGGCGTACCTGCCCTGTTAATGTTCTCTGAAGATGGAGAATTTGATATCTCTTATTTGGAAAACAAAGGAGCAAAGAGTTATATTGATCTAGCCAAAGAACTATTAAGAAGAAATTCGCTTCCTGAGATAAAAAATGGAGAATAA
- a CDS encoding regulatory protein RecX, producing the protein MKSFLLKAAQFCVYQERTQQEVRDKLYSWGASTDEVEEVIAYLITENYLNESRFAKQFAGGKFRVKRWGRRKIRYELKGKGLSDRCIEEGMAEIPDDDYQEVILELIDKQREKLKSETNPLVRQKKMVDHLVNKGFEPDLVLDLIKKGRP; encoded by the coding sequence ATGAAGTCCTTTCTCTTAAAGGCGGCTCAGTTTTGTGTATATCAGGAGCGTACCCAGCAGGAAGTACGGGATAAGTTATATTCTTGGGGGGCAAGTACAGATGAAGTTGAGGAGGTGATTGCCTATCTTATCACTGAAAATTATCTCAATGAAAGTCGGTTTGCCAAGCAGTTTGCAGGAGGTAAGTTTAGGGTTAAGAGATGGGGAAGGCGAAAGATTCGGTATGAATTAAAAGGCAAAGGTCTGAGTGATAGGTGCATTGAAGAGGGGATGGCTGAAATTCCGGATGATGATTACCAGGAAGTCATACTGGAGCTTATAGATAAGCAAAGAGAGAAACTGAAGTCAGAAACCAATCCTTTGGTTCGACAAAAAAAAATGGTGGACCATCTGGTAAATAAAGGATTTGAGCCTGATTTGGTCTTGGATCTAATAAAGAAAGGCCGTCCCTAA
- a CDS encoding TerC/Alx family metal homeostasis membrane protein produces the protein MNLSNEVIFFGGFALFTIFVMLLDLGAFSSKKEHVVKFKEAAFWSAVWVSLAIAFYFFLRHYGHWVHDVSDAAHLQHIKDEFYPAIDFTGDYVRDMTLFQNNMALEYITGYLVEYSLSVDNIFVFILIFNSFGVKPKHYKKVLVWGILGSIVLRFVFIFLGAALIQKFDWILLVFGAFLVYTGLSILFKKEEEENIDTKNHPAVKITGRFFNVYERFVADRLFFRNKYHKNKVYVTPLFMVIVVIAFTDVIFAVDSIPAIFSITKDPYIVFFSNVFAIMGLRSMFFFLVNIIDMFAYLKYGLGVLLTFIGVKMLAHTWLHEIGFTNVHSLLMIIGILAVSIIASLLFPPKAEEAA, from the coding sequence ATGAATCTATCTAACGAGGTTATATTTTTCGGTGGCTTCGCCTTGTTCACCATTTTTGTGATGCTTTTAGATTTGGGAGCATTTAGTAGTAAGAAGGAACACGTAGTGAAGTTTAAGGAAGCCGCTTTTTGGTCGGCCGTATGGGTGAGCTTGGCTATAGCGTTTTACTTCTTTTTGCGCCACTATGGCCATTGGGTACATGATGTGAGTGATGCAGCCCATTTGCAGCATATTAAAGATGAGTTCTATCCTGCCATAGATTTTACAGGCGACTATGTCAGGGATATGACCTTGTTCCAAAATAACATGGCACTGGAATATATCACCGGATATTTGGTGGAGTATTCCTTGTCAGTAGATAATATCTTTGTTTTTATTCTGATATTCAATTCCTTCGGAGTTAAGCCAAAGCATTACAAGAAGGTCTTGGTTTGGGGGATATTAGGTTCCATAGTTTTAAGATTTGTATTCATCTTCTTAGGTGCAGCTTTGATACAGAAGTTTGATTGGATCTTGTTAGTATTTGGCGCATTCCTGGTTTATACGGGATTATCTATCTTGTTTAAGAAGGAGGAAGAAGAGAATATTGATACCAAAAACCACCCGGCTGTAAAGATAACCGGAAGGTTTTTCAATGTATATGAACGCTTTGTGGCAGATAGATTATTCTTCCGCAACAAGTACCATAAGAACAAGGTGTATGTTACTCCACTTTTCATGGTGATTGTGGTGATTGCTTTCACAGATGTGATCTTTGCGGTGGATTCTATTCCTGCCATCTTCTCCATCACTAAAGATCCGTATATCGTATTCTTCTCGAATGTATTTGCTATCATGGGTCTTAGGTCTATGTTCTTCTTCTTGGTGAACATTATTGATATGTTCGCTTATTTGAAATATGGCTTAGGCGTGTTATTGACGTTTATTGGGGTGAAGATGTTAGCGCATACTTGGTTACATGAGATTGGATTCACTAATGTGCATTCTCTTTTAATGATCATCGGTATTCTTGCAGTGAGTATCATTGCTTCATTACTATTTCCACCTAAAGCAGAAGAGGCGGCATAA